From a region of the Pseudanabaena sp. ABRG5-3 genome:
- a CDS encoding peptidoglycan-binding domain-containing protein — MAVTDIKLSLDELTKAQVGLLQLGLYDGEVDGIYGKLTEAAFVQFANALSIDTILDANSQAITNSLLQIPAVVRHLLEILGDGDRLLQKFTNSQRIFVNMGQADSNHLGFLDRGVNGCAAGSMKSLPNRNFAPSPLLGHIPAYPTRLSTLPDGVNVVSYGEIAMLAGTQIRVRFRPYPNLGQIPNIENIGLEFLHESIQEACICIGSVVNGQMLARWIGKNPLRNAQFWSSTKILPLLYTIGKANQAEPNQAIASCAIADPKNQQQPRSFAEMAQRICNYDESDGMTSNALAAMFKQFATPLELEGWLKAITGNSKLSFQGRYGEKPYIEQPILLDATGRDFVDASTEAHRGENLISAYDLTRIVSQIAWHRHIPPTNRLPYAQWHSLSNLINAMGQDTARYVDAAIAALGLQYFISDPVVISKMGFGYSDQRKRSELTYTACVQFVDRLATSHDQPLPKFRSVNMTLRAALDLKDPDREALEIDSRMAATVTEILRRIVTEELI; from the coding sequence ATGGCGGTGACAGATATCAAGCTTTCGCTGGACGAACTAACCAAGGCTCAAGTAGGGTTGCTCCAGTTAGGGTTATACGATGGCGAAGTGGATGGCATCTATGGCAAGTTAACCGAAGCTGCATTTGTGCAGTTTGCCAATGCCCTCAGTATCGACACAATTTTAGATGCCAATTCCCAAGCAATTACCAATAGCCTGTTGCAAATTCCTGCGGTAGTCAGGCATTTGCTAGAAATTTTAGGGGATGGCGATCGCCTCTTACAAAAATTTACCAACTCCCAGCGCATTTTCGTCAATATGGGACAAGCTGACTCCAATCACCTTGGCTTTCTCGATCGCGGAGTGAATGGTTGTGCGGCGGGATCGATGAAAAGTCTACCCAATCGTAACTTTGCCCCATCGCCTTTATTAGGTCATATTCCTGCCTATCCCACCCGTCTCTCGACTTTGCCTGACGGTGTGAATGTAGTTTCCTATGGTGAAATAGCAATGCTGGCGGGAACTCAAATCAGGGTGCGCTTTCGTCCCTATCCTAACCTTGGACAAATCCCGAATATCGAAAATATTGGCTTAGAGTTTCTCCATGAAAGCATTCAAGAGGCATGTATCTGCATCGGTAGTGTCGTCAATGGTCAGATGCTGGCTCGTTGGATCGGCAAAAATCCTCTCAGAAATGCCCAGTTTTGGAGTTCGACAAAAATTTTGCCCCTGCTATATACCATCGGTAAAGCAAATCAAGCAGAACCCAATCAAGCGATCGCGAGCTGTGCGATCGCGGATCCCAAGAATCAACAGCAACCCCGATCCTTTGCGGAAATGGCGCAACGCATTTGCAACTACGATGAGTCCGATGGCATGACCTCCAATGCCTTAGCTGCCATGTTTAAGCAGTTTGCCACACCCCTAGAACTAGAGGGTTGGCTCAAGGCAATCACGGGTAACTCCAAATTATCTTTTCAAGGACGCTATGGCGAAAAGCCCTATATCGAACAACCGATTTTGCTAGATGCCACAGGTCGAGATTTTGTTGATGCTTCTACCGAAGCGCATCGTGGGGAAAATTTGATTTCTGCCTACGATCTCACCCGCATCGTTTCGCAAATCGCATGGCATCGGCATATTCCACCAACCAATCGTTTACCCTATGCTCAATGGCATAGCCTCAGTAATTTAATCAATGCGATGGGGCAAGATACGGCCAGATATGTGGATGCAGCGATCGCAGCTTTAGGCTTGCAATATTTTATTAGCGATCCCGTTGTGATCTCGAAGATGGGCTTTGGCTATAGCGATCAACGGAAACGCTCAGAACTGACCTATACTGCTTGTGTTCAATTTGTGGATCGCCTTGCGACATCCCACGATCAGCCCTTACCGAAGTTTCGTTCCGTGAATATGACCCTTAGAGCCGCACTTGATCTCAAAGATCCCGATCGCGAAGCTTTAGAAATTGATTCCCGCATGGCTGCTACAGTTACGGAAATTTTGCGTAGGATTGTAACGGAAGAGCTAATCTAG
- a CDS encoding ABC transporter ATP-binding protein, whose amino-acid sequence MSQNLILAARNVVAGYVEGVDILQGANLSVYEGELVTVIGSNGAGKSTFAKAIFGLVPVRSGEILFGDRNLIGLKPEQIVRLGISYVPQIANVFPSLSISDNLDMGAYTRDGNIKDLKDKIYETFPVLAKRCNQRAGTLSGGERQMLAMGRAMMLEPKLLILDEPSAALSPILVQDIFNLIQKINQTGTSIILVEQNARKALAIADRGYVMHLGKDEFTGKGNDLLNDPEVAELYLGVGNFGKPAPES is encoded by the coding sequence ATTTCCCAAAACCTGATCCTTGCAGCCCGTAATGTTGTGGCGGGATATGTGGAAGGCGTAGATATTTTGCAAGGGGCAAATCTATCGGTCTATGAAGGCGAACTGGTAACGGTGATTGGCTCCAATGGTGCAGGGAAATCCACCTTCGCCAAGGCAATATTTGGGCTAGTACCAGTGCGATCTGGGGAAATATTATTTGGCGATCGCAACTTAATTGGGCTGAAGCCAGAGCAAATCGTGCGTCTAGGGATTAGCTATGTCCCTCAAATTGCCAATGTGTTTCCATCGCTGAGTATTTCTGACAATTTGGATATGGGGGCTTATACCCGTGATGGCAATATCAAGGATCTCAAGGACAAAATCTATGAAACATTTCCAGTATTAGCGAAGCGGTGCAATCAAAGGGCAGGAACGCTCTCAGGTGGGGAAAGGCAAATGTTGGCGATGGGGCGAGCGATGATGCTAGAACCCAAGCTATTGATTTTGGATGAACCTTCGGCGGCTTTATCACCCATTTTGGTACAGGACATTTTTAATTTGATTCAAAAAATTAATCAAACGGGGACATCGATTATTTTGGTGGAGCAGAATGCACGTAAGGCTCTAGCGATCGCTGATCGCGGATATGTGATGCACTTGGGCAAAGATGAATTTACAGGCAAGGGAAATGATTTGTTAAACGATCCTGAAGTTGCCGAATTATATTTAGGTGTGGGTAATTTCGGCAAACCTGCCCCTGAGTCCTAA